The genomic stretch gaccAGCGGGAAAGCATCGTTCCTGGTATGGGCTTGTGAGTTTCAGccactcctctctccctctctccctcaccctctccctcgtCAGGGTCTCAGTGCCCACAGCTGCCTCGGCAAAACAGGGAGCACAGCCATCGTCATGAACCCAACACCAGGTGTCATGCCTGCCCGCACAGGGGCTGGCAATATTTAAGAGGATGTTGGGCCCCACCAGGCAAGGAGGAGACGGGAGGGCTGCTGAGTGCCAGGTCCGGGGCTGCACTGTCCCCTTGGCGATTGTGCTCTGGCCAGGGGGAAGCtggtgaggggagagaggggctTTGAAGGCAGGGCAGAGGGAGCTTGCCAGCCTGAGCCGGCTGTCTGTGTCTGGGGCGGCAGAAAGTCCTCGATGTTGCCATGGAAAGCAGGCACTGCCGTGTGGGCAGAGACAGGGCCTTGACTTAACCTTGAGCGTTGATACCAAAGGAAGGGGATTTGACTGACTTCTAGGTGTGGGAGGGCCCCAGGGCTccgtccttgggcctctgtgcaaGGGGCATGCAGTTGTATATCCCAAGCTTGGACCTCCCCTGAGACTCCGGAATCTTCTCTCTGACAGCCCACTCAACATGTCCACTCGTGACCTGGCCACATCTTGCCCCTTGAGTCCTTTTCTCCCCTGGTCTTATCCTTTCTGGTATTTGGTGATGCCATCCTTCTTGGCACACAACCTGTCTTTCTCCAGTGAGTCAGAGTTAAAATCCAAAGTCCACGGGGCCCCTACAAGGAGCTCACAATCTACAGTCCCTGTTGCTTCATCTCCTCGGTCTCCCCATTTCCTGGCCTCCTCCCGGGGGCTCAGCTCACTCCCACCACCTTGGCCTTCCGGGTGTTCTTTGACAATGCCTGCGCCCTCTGGCCTCTGGGACTTCCCGTTTGTCTCTGCCCAAAATGTTCTTCCCCAGACAACCACAGGCTCCAGGTCCTCACACCCTCCGTGGCTTCATCTCTCCCGTGGCCTTCATTGATGACGATGATTCAAACTGCGGTTCCCTCATGTTAGTTTTCTCCACTAACTGGGGAAGTCCTGGGTCCTGGTTAAGTGTGACCATATCCAACAGAGCAGGACTAATGCAACTGCCGCCATGCCCGCTTCCCCCTGCCCATCTTtctttgtctgctttcctaaGACAGTTAATTGGAGAGGCCACGTGTGCAAGGGTAGAGCCACCCTGGAAAACCATCTGGCTGTTCTTCAGAGCGCTAAACATAGAGAACCCACGTGACctggccatcccactcctaggtgTCCACCAGGACTCCTGAAGACATATGTCCGTGGGAAAAGTCGCTTGTGACAATGTtattcctgttctttaaaaagtgCAGAGGACCAAGAAGTCCCTttactgatgagtggataaatgaGACGAAGAAGGCCCCAGGGAGAGGCTATCATTGAGTGGTAGGGTGGGGGGAGGTACTGATGTGAGCTGCAACACGGAGGGACCTGAAAAGCATGATATTAACGGGGAACATGACACATGATATAGGCATGGTAACATGGCACCCGGCACAGACACGGAAGGCCACACCCTTCACAGGAGTCCATTCCTGTGAAATGTTCAAGACAGCAAATCCATAAGGTCCAGGGCCAGGAGGTCAGGCTGTGCGGGATTTCTCTTTGGGGAGATGAAACTGTTCAGGAATTCgacagtggtgatggttgaaTGTACGAACACCCACTGAGTTGCAGACTTTAGAAGGGTGACTGGTATATGATACGAACCTCAGTGGTTCTCCTGGGAAGTGATTCTGAGTGGCAGATGGCATGCATGTGGCTGGAAGGCTCCAGAAGGGGCAGTCATAGAAGCTGGATGGCTCTTAATGGTTCGTGGCTCTTTTTCGTGGCCCGACTGGCTCTCCATTTCGTCAGCCACAGACTAAGATGGAAGAAGATGACCAGGCATGGAGGGAGTCGGTGGGCAGGAGTACTGTAGGCCAAGGTGGGGTGTGGGAGGAGATGTCCGAGCTGAGTCCCAGATGAGAAAGGGAACGTGTGCTAAAGAGCAGGAAGAGCaagccccagggctgggctgtgaatGAACGTGGCCTTGACACCTTTGAGGAACGAAATGTTGGCGCGGCTGGATCGAGTGCCTGGGGGACAGGTCGGGAGGACGTTACCAGCTCTTTGGAAGAAGGGCCTTAGGGGAGAAATATGGCTTGTCCAGGAGCACAAGGCagaagaagccagagctgggagtggtCCTTggatgctggccccagggctcaGCACAGAGCCAGAATGTTTGGGTGCCtgctgctcacgtgggagactggtgtggagtgccaggctcctgtcttccacCTGGTCCACTCAGCGTCTCAAGCGGTGTGTTAACCACCTTGCCAAAAACCCACTCcagtattttaatttaattttttatctatgagagagagagagagagagagagagagagagagagatcccgtgcactggtttattccttaactgtccacagtggctgaggctgggctgggaagctggaagctgcaatccaagtctctcatgtgagtggcaggagcccagttacttgaactatcaccactgcttcctggggttggctttggcaggaagttggaatcaggagctggaaccaggtgtccaacatgggatgtgggtgtcttaacccctgGGCTGAATCCTGTCCCTTTTCTAACTTTTGACATAGATGTTAAGCTTGTCAAATCTATacgtttttcttcttttttaatgcatGCATCTAATGTTGTAAAATGTCTTTAGGCACAATTTAGATGCAcccataattttcttttaaacagaGGTACAAATTACACATAGTGACATGTGTGGGTCTGAAGCGTTACGATCCCGTGAGTTTTCACAGGTGCATATAACTTCTTTCTCACCCTTCTGTCAAGttatagaacatttccatcacccagGAAGTCCCTAGGTCCCCTACCAGGAATCACTGTTGTGAGTTCCTCCACTGTAACCCACCTGCCACAGAACGTCACAGGGCCAGAGAGCAGGTTGTCTCCCGTGTCTGGCACTCAGCACAGAGcactcacagcactggcctctgctgTTTTGTACATCggtattttgttcctttttattctcTACTGTGTCATTACTGGGAATACGTCATTTGCTTATCTATTCTCttgttggacatttgaattttctctaatTTATCTTTAGTAAAGCTGTTAGGGAAATGATCTTTCTGgagatttgttttcattgtttaaataCGTAATAGTGGAATTCCTGGGTGCAAGGGCAGATGCATATTTAACTTTATAGTCAATTGAAAAACACTTTTCCAAAGTGTTGCAAAGTGATTGTAACATTTTACACTCCCGCCAGCAATGTGTGAGAGCTCCAGTGTTTACACTGTTGATCTTTTAAATTTCAGCcatctggctggtgccgtggctaatcctccacctgcggcgctggcactccaggttctagtcccagttggggcgccggttctgtccctgttgctcctcttccagaccagctctctgctgtggcctgggaaagcagtggaggatggcccaagtgcttgggccctgcacccacatgggagaccagaaggaagcacctggctcctggcttcagattggtgcagcgcaccagccgtaggctgccatttggggggtgaaccaacggaaggaagacctttctctctgtctctctctcactgtctaactctgtctgtctaaaaaattttttttcaaccatctaaaaggcttttttttttttttaaagatttatttgttagggctggcattatgatgtaatggataaagctgctgcccgcagggccagcatcccatacgggtgccagttcgagtcccagctgctccacttccaatccagctccctgctcatgctgcgggaaagcagtggaacatggcccacttgggagacctggatgaagctcctggcttctacctggcttggccctggccattaaggccatctggggagtgaaccaacagatagaggatctctctctctctctctccacttctactTCTTCTCTGtatcttcaaataagtaaataaatatttaaaaatatttatttatttgaaaggcagagttagagacgggggaagggagagagagagagagagagagagagagagagagagagagagaggtatcttctatatgcttgcaatagccagggctgggccaggcggaagccaggagccaggagcttcctccaggtctcccacatgattggcagggacccaagcacttgggtcatcctccactgctttcccaagcagattagcaggaagttggatcagaagtggagcagccagtactcgaacctggcacccatatggggtgctggcgctgcaggtggtggcttaacctgctgagctgcgGCCCCGGCCCCTCTGGTGGGCTCTAGGAGGCGTCCTATTGCAGTTTTCACTTGCAGTTCTTGGCGAGTCATGGTGTAGGACAGTCTTCATGTCGTTGACGTTCAGGTATTTTCCTTACAGAGCATCCGTTGGAATCCTTAGCATTGTGCAGTGATTCCTCTGATGTTTGAAATGCCTGCGCCCCACCTTGGAGTCTCAGGTTTgagctcctgctccacttctgcatcCTAggctgcagcaggtgatggcccaagtgcctgggcccctcctgtCCATGTGGGGGCttgaaaggagctcctggcttcagcctggcccagccctggctgttgtgggcatttggggagtgaaccagcagatgggagatatctctacccccccccgccctccctccctccctgcccccagtctctctgttgctccacccttcaaataaattaaaaaaaatgaatcagtaCAACTTTAAAGAAGAGAGACATACGAGTGTGAACAGGAAAAGTTAAAAGCTTAGGGTGCCTTTGCCGTGTTAGGGAGTAGCCGGCATTCCTTACATATTTGGACGTCCATCTTTTTAAATTGGTTCCCTGATGAAAACCTTTAGACCGCATCAGCACGTCTTGCAAAGTCAAGGTTGAAAGGGGTCAGAGATGGAGACGACCTCGgctcagacagacagacagacagacaaacgcCAGCAGATGAGGCTCTGCCAGGAACAGAAAttggtgacacacacacacacggatctgTTCTCTATGAAGCCTGAAgggaaccaagaaaatcacacgtAACCTTGTGAGGAAAGACGAGTTTTCCTATCTCAAAGGGAAGACACCTCTAAGCTGAGTAACCAAAGGGAAAATTCACAGGAAAATAAGTGTACATCGGAAAGTTGGTATAGGAAATAAATCTGATACGGTGGTGAGCatcaggctaagctgccacttggatgcTGGTATCCTTAGCTGAGTGCCTACggaagtcccggctactctgtttccgatccagctgcctgctgatacGTGCCCGGggggcagcagaaaatgacccaagttctttGGTCCGTGCCATTCAcgtggggaacctggatggagtttttggctcctggctttggcctggtccattcctgggctattgtgggcatttggaggggtgaatctgcagatggaagatctctctctctctctcaatctttcaaataaatatatctttttaaaaacggACTAGAGCTGTGGTGTGGAGGAGGCCCCTCTGCTACTTCCTCCTCTCCAGACCAGACAGGCGCGCAGGGACCTTCCCTGAAACCTGTGGGTGATAGGGGCCgtggggaggaagggcaggtgaAGTTCAGGTTAAATTTCAGGGTTACATTTGCGCTGCTCTTGAGATCTGAAGTTATGTCGTCAGGGATGCTCCTGTAGCTTGGGCGCAGGGGACAGAGGGCTGGTCTCATGGAAGGTGCACTCCCGCCGTCCAGCACTGTCACTCACCACAGGGCACTCGGGTTTGGGAGCGACTCAGTGCAGGCTGCAGGGcctgccctggggtgggaggtgcCAGCACGTGGATCTGTGTTTTCCAGGCAGCTCTGCCGCTGAGGAGCCAGTCAGCAGTCTAACAACAGTGAGCAGCCCAGAGCAGGGCTTGCTGTCGGTAAAATGTCATTATGCCCCTGGATGGGAGCGATACAAGAAATACTGGTGTCAAGGAGCTATCTGGAGCTCCTGCGAGATCCTTGTTATAACCGACGGATCGGAGAGGGAGGCAAAGAAGGGCCGCGTGGCCATCAGAGACGATCAGAGAAGCCGCGTGTTCACTGTGACCATGCAACAGCTCAGCCAAGGCGACACTGACATTTACTGGTGTGCGATTGAGAGAGTATTGGCCGACCCCAAGTTCCGAGTTGCAGTGACTGTTGGCCCAGgtaagagagcgagagcgagagcgagtgtGTGTGTCAGGGCTTTCTCTTCCCTAGTTTCTGTGGCCCCTGTTTGAGTAGATTCATTGTCTCCTCCACACTGTGGCTCTGGGCTGGCACTTCACAAGCTGCCCTCCAGTTGCCCACACCCCGAGgctccttcctgcttcctgggcCAGTCCAGGCGAAGCCCCTCCCCTCAGCTGCCCCTCCAACCAGGGGCAGCCCGTGCTTCCCAAGCTGGGACCTGGGTGCCAGGCTGAGGGTGGGCGGGTGGCCAGAGTAGTAGATAACCTGGTGTGTGTGCCAAGCATCCACTACGGCATTGACAACAGCACCCGGAGCCTTCACCGCCACCATGGCCACGTTCACCGCGCCTGCCACACGGGAGAAGACCGAAGGCTCCCCGACTGTGTCCAGCCACCACTCGGGCACCAGGTAAGCCAGCTCCAGTGCTGCTGCCCCCACAGTCCAGTCCCCTCCGGAGAGGGGACCCCCTGGATTCTCACTCAGGTCCTAAGGCCCTGGGCCTTCCCACGTGCTTTGGGTGCCTGGAGGTCCTGCATCCCCCATCTCAGTGCAGGGTGCCGGTTTGTTGGTTTGTTCATTCATCCATCCCACTTCCGCTTCGTtaactcccacatggggggcGGGTGTGTCCTGAGCTCCGGGGATGTAGCTGCGGACCATCCTCTGGAGCCGGGAACttagcatgggagacccatgaTGGGCAGTCAGACCACgtgaccagtgtgtgtgtgtgtgtggcggggggggCACAGTGCCCTGGGGCCCAGAGCCGGCTCTTGGTCTAACGCCCTGGAGGATGGAGGCAGAGGCTCGGGGCCTGGGGAAGTCCGGCTTCCCCTGATGTCTTCTAGTTCCGGTTCCGGCCAGAACAGCCTTGCTGCCCGTCTCCCCCTCTGCAGAGCACCCAGCGACTCACAGAACGCTTTCCTGGCCTTCATCTTGCATCCTCTGACCTTGCCTACCACCCTGTAAGGAGGAGCAGTCGGATACGAAGGTTCCCATCTCACAGGAGACGGGGCCTGGTCTTGGTCACTTCCTGGGGAAGTGACCCACAGCTCCGCCTGTGCCCCGAAGCAGAGAGGCCCCTTTTCAGATCCTCCTTTCTCCCCCTCAGCCCTCTAGACTTTGTTTTAGGTCCGCCGGGGTCTCCCACTGCTGGGAACATCCCACGAAGTCCCCCTGGGACACCCCCAGTCTTTCTACCACCAGGGACCTCTTTGTACCACTCCTCTCATCTGCtctcattttgaatttttcccCCTACCAAACTGCTTTTCACAGAtagtagctggggctggcatcTTGGCATacagagttaagctgctgcctgcagtgccagcatcccatatgggttgactcccagctgctccacttccaatccagctccctgctaacgggaaagcagcataagatggc from Lepus europaeus isolate LE1 chromosome 18, mLepTim1.pri, whole genome shotgun sequence encodes the following:
- the CD300LF gene encoding CMRF35-like molecule 1 encodes the protein MHLLLLIPLLFWLSGSSAAEEPVSSLTTVSSPEQGLLSVKCHYAPGWERYKKYWCQGAIWSSCEILVITDGSEREAKKGRVAIRDDQRSRVFTVTMQQLSQGDTDIYWCAIERVLADPKFRVAVTVGPAPGAFTATMATFTAPATREKTEGSPTVSSHHSGTRAPSDSQNAFLAFILHPLTLPTTLPKMKLSTLLPLLFAVLLLLLMVASLLAWRMMKRQNKAAGTRPEQALQSLESDLCYVNLTLPQTGSSPGSSQSKAPRRSASAQAGQEEVEYVTMAPVPRGEISYASLSLGILDQEPTYSNASHFIRHGAGRGHEESTEYSIIRKP